One genomic window of Nicotiana sylvestris chromosome 10, ASM39365v2, whole genome shotgun sequence includes the following:
- the LOC104226897 gene encoding probable glucan endo-1,3-beta-glucosidase A6: MFKEKIMVEVILAVAFLSFLAFSDAFPLANMIGVNYGRLGNNLPSQYESIEHMKNMKAGRVKLYDANPEILRLLSGTNLHVSIMVPNDQISIVAANQSAANQWVRDNVLSYYPNTMIRYILVGNEVLSNKDDQSLWYDLVPAMRNIKKSIDEHRIHNIKIGTPLAMDMLQTSFPPSSGEFRLDIPRNSLLIPLLRFLNWTKSYFFIDVYPYFSWSQNPSSISLDFALFKGTQIYKDPLSGYVYTNLLDQMLDSVIFAMEKLGFYNIRLAIAETGWPNGGDYDQIGANIYNAATYNRNLVRRLTSQPPIGTPARPGSTIPTFIFSLYDENQKEGPGTERHWGLLQPNGKAIYDIDLTGEISESELSKLPVPKNNGPFHGKLWCVLAKDIVNEKDLGQALEFACKRDGICDELSPEKSCYQPVSIVAHANYAFSSYWAKFRKDGETCHFNGLAVQTTLDPSHGSCKFPYVSL; encoded by the exons ATGTTCAAAGAGAAAATCATGGTAGAAGTCATTTTAGCTGTtgctttcctttcttttcttgctttctcAG ATGCATTTCCACTAGCAAACATGATTGGAGTAAATTATGGAAGGCTAGGAAACAATTTACCATCTCAATATGAATCAATAGAGCATATGAAAAACATGAAAGCTGGTAGAGTGAAGCTATATGATGCAAATCCAGAGATACTTAGATTATTATCAGGCACAAATCTTCATGTCTCAATCATGGTACCAAATGATCAAATCTCAATTGTAGCTGCAAATCAATCAGCTGCAAACCAATGGGTACGCGATAACGTTCTTTCTTACTATCCAAACACTATGATCCGATATATTTTAGTAGGAAATGAAGTTTTAAGTAACAAGGATGATCAAAGTTTATGGTATGATCTTGTTCCAGCAATGAGAAATATCAAGAAATCGATCGATGAACATAGAATTCACAACATTAAAATTGGTACACCTTTAGCTATGGACATGTTACAAACCTCATTTCCACCTTCAAGTGGTGAATTTAGGTTAGATATTCCAAGAAACTCACTATTGATACCATTGTTGAGATTCTTGAATTGGACAAAATCTTACTTCTTTATTGATGTTTACCCTTATTTCTCATGGTCCCAAAATCCATCTTCAATTAGTCTTGATTTTGCACTATTTAAAGGTACTCAAATCTATAAGGATCCACTTAGTGGCTATGTTTACACAAACCTCTTGGATCAAATGCTTGATTCAGTGATATTTGCAAtggaaaaattagggttttacaaTATTAGATTGGCAATAGCAGAAACTGGATGGCCTAATGGAGGTGACTATGATCAAATTGGTGCTAATATCTACAATGCAGCTACATATAACCGAAATCTTGTACGTAGATTGACATCACAACCACCCATTGGTACACCAGCTCGTCCAGGGTCAACGATACCTACGTTTATTTTTTCACTCTACGATGAAAATCAAAAGGAAGGTCCAGGGACTGAGAGGCATTGGGGTTTGTTACAACCAAATGGTAAGGCAATTTACGATATCGACTTGACAGGAGAGATATCAGAGTCTGAATTATCTAAGTTACCAGTGCCAAAAAATAATGGACCATTTCATGGGAAGTTATGGTGTGTTTTGGCAAAGGATATTGTGAATGAAAAGGATTTAGGACAAGCTTTGGAATTTGCATGTAAGAGAGATGGGATATGTGATGAACTTTCTCCTGAAAAATCATGTTATCAACCTGTTTCAATTGTTGCTCATGCAAATTATGCATTTAGTTCATATTGGGCTAAGTTTAGAAAGGATGGTGAAACTTGTCATTTCAATGGGCTTGCTGTTCAAACCACTCTTGACCCAA GTCATGGATCATGCAAATTCCCTTATGTTTCTCTCTGA